Proteins from one Candidatus Zixiibacteriota bacterium genomic window:
- a CDS encoding acyl-protein synthetase, whose translation MTLDELLGVGPYSLPRREKQALLVEHLNALTAHHAARCRPYRRILDAYGYRDKGLSWAAVEEMPYLPIGLFKEFALKSIPDGDVIKTLTSSGTTGQKVSRIFLDKETSRRQTRALSAIMQDFIGGKRLPMLIIDTPNVIKDRTLFSARGAGILGLSNFGRDHLYVLDDHMRLKVDDLKKFLLAHPDEPILLFGFTFMVWQHFYEELKATSADIDLTRGVLIHSGGWKKLTDKSVDNAAFKKALRAVCGITRIHNFYGMVEQIGSIYMEGDSGYFQTPVFSDIIIRDPYDWSVLPAGREGVIELVSILPLSYPGHALLTEDLGRVVGEDDSPDGRRGKYFEVLGRVPKAEIRGCSDTYAEEAAARGV comes from the coding sequence ATGACACTCGACGAACTGCTCGGAGTCGGACCGTACAGCCTGCCGCGTCGCGAAAAGCAGGCCCTGCTGGTCGAGCATCTCAACGCGTTGACCGCCCACCATGCCGCACGGTGCCGCCCCTACCGCCGGATTCTCGATGCCTACGGGTACCGAGACAAAGGCCTGTCGTGGGCTGCCGTCGAAGAAATGCCGTACCTTCCGATCGGCCTTTTCAAGGAATTCGCACTCAAAAGCATTCCCGACGGCGACGTCATCAAAACGCTTACGTCGTCGGGCACAACCGGCCAGAAAGTCTCGCGCATCTTCCTCGATAAGGAAACATCGAGACGACAGACCCGCGCGCTGTCCGCAATCATGCAGGACTTCATCGGGGGCAAACGGCTGCCGATGCTCATTATCGACACGCCCAACGTCATCAAGGACCGCACGCTGTTTTCGGCGCGCGGTGCCGGGATACTCGGCCTGTCCAATTTCGGCCGCGACCATCTGTACGTGCTCGACGACCACATGCGGCTCAAGGTCGATGACCTCAAGAAGTTCCTGCTCGCCCATCCGGATGAACCTATCCTGCTGTTCGGCTTTACGTTTATGGTCTGGCAGCACTTCTATGAAGAACTGAAAGCGACATCCGCCGATATCGACCTGACCCGGGGTGTCCTGATCCACAGCGGCGGCTGGAAGAAGCTGACCGACAAATCGGTCGACAACGCCGCCTTCAAAAAGGCCCTGCGCGCCGTGTGCGGAATCACCCGCATACACAATTTCTACGGTATGGTCGAACAGATCGGATCGATCTACATGGAAGGTGATTCCGGGTACTTCCAGACGCCGGTCTTTTCCGATATCATCATCCGCGATCCTTACGATTGGTCGGTCCTGCCTGCCGGTCGTGAGGGAGTGATCGAACTGGTCTCGATTTTGCCCCTCAGTTATCCCGGCCACGCGCTGTTGACCGAGGATCTCGGACGAGTTGTCGGCGAAGACGATTCTCCGGACGGTCGCAGGGGCAAGTACTTCGAGGTGCTGGGGCGCGTGCCGAAAGCGGAGATTCGCGGCTGCAGCGATACCTATGCCGAGGAGGCGGCTGCCCGTGGAGTATAA
- a CDS encoding AMP-binding protein: MSFFDDLRRFADSAAAIDSAGKRITYAELATASDRFADNLRGDKKRLVFILCGNNIETLTGYLGVVRSGHTGVLLAANTEPGLLANLIELYRPDYIWRPADGEGHITYAAGNYELVNRDTSRSVEIHPALSLMLSTSGSTGSPKMVRLTSANLEANAASIAEYLGLSARERPITSLPVNYSYGLSVINSHLKVGAVLLLTDASVITRPFWDTFRDLEATSFAGVPYTYEMLRRIRFFSMSLPSLKTMTQAGGKLTPTYAREFAEFAAERGIRFFIMYGQTEATARISYLPPDRALDKYASMGIAIPGGVLRIIDSAGHDITTPDTDGELVYSGPNVMMGYAESESDLARDDELHGELRTGDIARFDADGFFYITGRMKRFIKIFGNRVNLDEIEHYLKSLGYSSVCGGRDDLLCIATTDHDKAGEIKGVVTKKYGFHHTAVRVAAVDEILKSESGKIQYERIFEGMLRP; encoded by the coding sequence TTGAGTTTTTTCGATGATCTGCGCCGGTTTGCCGACAGCGCCGCGGCCATCGACAGCGCCGGCAAACGGATCACCTATGCCGAACTGGCGACTGCGAGCGACCGCTTCGCCGATAACCTGCGCGGTGACAAGAAACGCCTGGTCTTCATCCTCTGCGGCAATAACATCGAGACCCTGACCGGTTACCTCGGTGTCGTGCGAAGCGGCCACACCGGCGTCCTGCTGGCCGCCAACACCGAGCCGGGCCTGCTCGCGAATCTGATCGAATTGTATCGCCCGGACTACATCTGGCGCCCCGCCGACGGCGAGGGACACATTACGTATGCCGCCGGCAACTACGAGTTGGTGAATCGTGATACGTCTCGCTCTGTTGAGATTCACCCCGCCCTGTCGCTGATGCTGTCTACCTCGGGAAGCACCGGCAGCCCCAAGATGGTCCGGCTGACGTCGGCCAACCTCGAAGCCAACGCCGCGTCGATCGCCGAGTATCTCGGCCTCTCCGCGCGCGAACGGCCGATCACGTCGCTGCCCGTGAATTACTCGTACGGCCTTTCCGTCATCAACAGCCACCTGAAAGTCGGCGCCGTCCTGCTGCTCACTGACGCATCTGTCATTACGCGACCGTTCTGGGACACGTTTCGCGATCTCGAGGCGACCTCGTTCGCCGGCGTGCCCTACACCTATGAGATGCTGCGACGGATCAGGTTCTTCTCGATGAGCCTGCCGAGCCTCAAGACCATGACCCAGGCCGGCGGCAAGCTGACGCCCACCTACGCGCGCGAATTCGCGGAGTTTGCCGCCGAGCGCGGCATCCGGTTCTTCATCATGTACGGTCAGACCGAGGCCACCGCCCGCATCTCGTACCTTCCCCCCGACCGGGCGCTGGACAAGTACGCCAGCATGGGCATCGCCATCCCCGGTGGCGTCCTCCGGATCATCGACAGCGCCGGGCACGACATCACCACGCCCGACACCGACGGTGAACTGGTCTACTCCGGGCCCAACGTCATGATGGGATATGCCGAGAGCGAATCCGATCTCGCGCGAGACGATGAACTCCACGGCGAACTGCGCACCGGCGACATCGCGCGCTTTGACGCCGATGGCTTCTTCTACATCACGGGCCGTATGAAGCGATTCATCAAGATCTTCGGCAACCGCGTCAATCTCGACGAGATCGAGCACTACCTCAAATCGCTCGGTTACAGCTCAGTCTGCGGCGGCCGCGACGATCTGCTCTGTATCGCCACCACCGACCACGACAAAGCCGGCGAAATCAAGGGCGTGGTCACGAAAAAGTACGGCTTCCATCACACCGCGGTGCGCGTCGCGGCGGTCGATGAGATCCTCAAAAGCGAGTCGGGAAAAATCCAGTACGAACGGATTTTCGAAGGGATGCTGCGGCCATGA
- a CDS encoding SDR family NAD(P)-dependent oxidoreductase, protein MLTGKWALVTGSNRGIGRTIIETFAANGAHILANARTEGSLDSICRDLTGRHSVHAHPVYFDVSDPAQVKAGFQHIFKITKQLDITVNNAGVLDNSLLGMLSAQTAQQMFATNALGTIYVMQYAARMMMKQKQGSIINLSSIVGVNGNAGQVAYSGSKAAVVGITRSAAKELAPSNIRVNAIAPGFIDTDMVRSLSQEKFQERMDSIKMNRIGTPQDIADCALFLASDLSRYITGQIIGVDGGMLI, encoded by the coding sequence ATGTTGACCGGAAAGTGGGCACTGGTGACCGGTTCCAATCGCGGAATCGGTCGGACGATTATCGAAACATTCGCCGCCAACGGCGCGCATATCCTCGCGAACGCGCGCACCGAAGGATCGCTGGACAGCATCTGCCGGGATCTGACAGGCAGGCACTCAGTACACGCCCACCCGGTCTATTTTGATGTCTCCGACCCGGCGCAGGTCAAAGCCGGATTCCAGCACATCTTCAAAATCACCAAACAGCTCGATATAACGGTCAACAACGCCGGCGTACTGGACAACAGCCTGCTGGGGATGCTCAGCGCCCAAACGGCACAGCAGATGTTCGCCACCAACGCACTCGGCACAATCTACGTCATGCAGTACGCGGCCCGCATGATGATGAAACAAAAACAGGGTTCCATCATCAACCTCAGCTCGATTGTCGGCGTCAACGGCAACGCCGGACAGGTCGCCTACAGCGGCAGCAAAGCCGCCGTGGTGGGAATCACCCGGTCGGCGGCAAAAGAACTGGCACCGTCCAATATCCGGGTCAACGCAATCGCGCCCGGCTTCATCGACACCGATATGGTCCGGTCACTCTCTCAGGAGAAATTCCAGGAGCGGATGGATTCCATCAAGATGAACCGCATCGGCACGCCGCAGGACATCGCCGACTGCGCCTTATTCCTCGCCTCCGATCTCTCCCGATACATCACCGGCCAGATTATCGGCGTCGACGGGGGTATGCTGATTTGA
- a CDS encoding acyl carrier protein, whose protein sequence is MDNTGKLKQVFAEALQIDIARVADNLEYNSIPEWDSVAHMSLVAAIDSAFDIMLDTDDVIDMSSFAEAKKILARYDVEF, encoded by the coding sequence ATGGACAACACGGGAAAATTGAAACAGGTTTTCGCCGAGGCCCTTCAAATCGACATCGCCCGGGTCGCCGACAACCTCGAATACAACTCCATCCCGGAATGGGATTCGGTCGCCCACATGTCGCTCGTGGCGGCAATCGATAGCGCCTTCGACATCATGCTCGATACCGACGACGTCATCGACATGAGTTCCTTTGCCGAAGCCAAAAAGATCCTGGCGCGCTACGACGTGGAGTTTTAA
- a CDS encoding CBS domain-containing protein, with the protein MLVRSLLEQKSRDVITTRPSHTIDKAMDLMITHNIGCLPVVDDDGHLTGIISDKDIFLRIHQTTGEYHTLKVSDVMSYQLIVGLPDDDLEYIAGIMDKNWIRHVPIVHEDKIIGLVSQRDIIKVTATHTELENRYLNLYLEGLHHRDKSAD; encoded by the coding sequence ATGCTCGTACGGAGTCTGCTGGAGCAGAAGTCGCGAGATGTCATCACGACCCGGCCGTCGCACACCATCGACAAGGCCATGGATCTGATGATAACGCACAATATCGGTTGTCTGCCGGTGGTAGATGACGACGGCCATTTGACAGGAATAATCAGCGACAAGGACATTTTTCTTCGAATTCACCAGACCACGGGGGAGTATCATACGCTGAAAGTGTCCGACGTGATGTCGTATCAGTTGATTGTCGGTTTGCCCGATGACGACCTCGAGTATATCGCGGGGATTATGGATAAGAACTGGATTCGGCACGTGCCGATCGTCCATGAGGACAAAATCATCGGGCTGGTGTCACAGCGGGACATCATCAAGGTTACGGCCACCCACACGGAACTTGAAAACCGGTATCTGAACCTGTATCTTGAGGGGTTGCATCACCGCGACAAGTCGGCAGACTGA
- a CDS encoding LemA family protein: protein MALLIVLSVVIVIIAIAAITLYNRLVRLKNTAQSSWSDIDVQLKKRFDLIPSLVETVKGYASHEKEVLTRLTEARSMMARATGPADMARSENMLKDTLKSLFAVAEAYPDLKANQNFMQLQQQLSSLEDGIEQARRYYNAVVRDYNTMIESFPSNIVASMFGFQQREFFQLDMPDVERKPVKPDFS, encoded by the coding sequence ATGGCGCTGTTGATTGTTCTAAGCGTCGTCATCGTTATCATAGCGATCGCGGCCATCACACTGTACAACCGGCTGGTGCGTCTGAAAAATACGGCGCAATCGTCGTGGTCCGATATCGACGTCCAGCTGAAGAAACGTTTTGATCTGATTCCAAGCCTCGTGGAGACGGTCAAGGGGTACGCCTCGCACGAGAAAGAGGTGCTCACCCGGTTGACCGAAGCGCGGTCGATGATGGCCAGGGCCACCGGTCCGGCCGACATGGCGCGGTCGGAGAACATGCTCAAGGATACGCTCAAGAGCCTGTTTGCGGTGGCGGAGGCCTATCCGGATTTGAAGGCCAACCAGAATTTCATGCAGCTTCAGCAGCAGCTCTCATCGCTCGAGGACGGTATCGAGCAGGCGCGTCGGTACTACAACGCCGTGGTGCGCGACTACAACACGATGATCGAGTCCTTCCCGTCGAACATCGTCGCCTCGATGTTCGGGTTTCAGCAGCGGGAGTTCTTCCAGCTCGACATGCCCGATGTCGAACGCAAGCCCGTCAAACCGGACTTCTCCTGA
- a CDS encoding DUF2207 domain-containing protein → MFGLTTGGAVRLVLLVAIVCSVVSVDARAEYFTINRFHSDIEVHEDATCTVVESIEVTFHRERHGIFRDIPYKYQTDLGETIRMPIDVAGVADDRGNAWQTKVERTGSVVHIRIGDPDRYVDGRQVYVITYTIENALLFLDRHDELYWNVTGDEWEAVIEEASATIRLPSGADTERFQYGCYTGRRGSTDTSCVWEASAFGASFRTLHPLGANEGFTIALGWNKGVVTPPSAWQQFLWRTNIRDNWTLIVPVFVLLFMIRQWWRYGRDPKVREAITVQYDPPAVGGTPITPAEAGALVDERLDPRDITASVISLAVKGYLRIEEKTRTILIFESTDYELTRLKEADSGLGPFEASLLSALFPAGAATVAISELKNKFYKHLPALKSAVQKMLMDKKYFVAAPDKVRGRYVMYAVLVAIGVFVVGFATAESVPFRPIIAAIASAFIVALFGAAMPAKTRLGAEANMHVRGFQTFMERVEKDQLERMGEKDLFYRHLPYAIALNVADQWAGAFEGIYNQPPDWYRSSRGFTHFSTASFTHSLSAATASMSSAMYSAPRSSGTRSGGGGGGFSGGGGGGGGGGSW, encoded by the coding sequence ATGTTCGGTTTGACGACGGGCGGCGCGGTGAGACTCGTCCTGCTTGTTGCGATCGTGTGCTCGGTTGTGTCGGTCGACGCGCGGGCCGAGTATTTCACGATCAATCGGTTCCATAGCGATATCGAGGTTCACGAAGACGCCACGTGCACGGTGGTCGAGTCGATCGAGGTCACGTTCCATCGCGAGCGACACGGCATATTCCGGGATATCCCCTACAAATACCAGACCGATCTCGGGGAAACGATACGAATGCCGATCGACGTGGCCGGCGTCGCCGACGATCGCGGCAACGCGTGGCAAACGAAGGTGGAACGAACCGGAAGTGTCGTGCATATCCGGATCGGCGATCCGGATCGGTATGTCGACGGCCGCCAGGTGTATGTCATCACCTACACCATCGAAAACGCCTTACTGTTTCTCGACCGCCACGACGAGTTGTACTGGAACGTCACGGGGGATGAGTGGGAGGCGGTGATCGAAGAGGCGTCGGCGACGATCCGTCTGCCGAGCGGGGCGGATACCGAACGGTTTCAGTACGGCTGTTATACGGGGCGGCGCGGGTCTACGGATACTTCGTGCGTGTGGGAGGCGTCAGCCTTCGGGGCATCTTTTCGGACATTGCACCCCCTTGGTGCGAACGAGGGGTTTACGATCGCCCTCGGTTGGAACAAAGGTGTGGTTACGCCACCGTCGGCCTGGCAGCAGTTTTTGTGGCGGACCAACATCAGGGACAACTGGACTCTGATCGTTCCTGTGTTCGTACTTCTGTTCATGATTCGGCAGTGGTGGCGTTATGGCCGCGATCCCAAGGTCCGTGAGGCGATCACGGTCCAGTACGATCCGCCCGCAGTGGGGGGGACGCCGATCACGCCCGCGGAGGCGGGCGCGCTTGTCGATGAGCGGCTCGATCCGCGCGATATCACCGCATCGGTCATATCTCTGGCGGTGAAGGGGTACCTGCGAATCGAAGAGAAGACGCGCACCATTCTCATTTTCGAGTCAACCGACTATGAACTGACGCGATTGAAGGAGGCGGACTCCGGCCTTGGTCCGTTCGAAGCCAGCCTCCTGAGCGCGTTATTTCCAGCGGGGGCGGCCACGGTCGCTATATCCGAACTCAAGAACAAGTTCTACAAACACCTGCCGGCGTTAAAAAGTGCGGTCCAAAAAATGCTGATGGACAAGAAATACTTCGTTGCGGCGCCGGACAAAGTGCGCGGGCGGTACGTCATGTACGCCGTTCTGGTTGCGATCGGGGTGTTTGTTGTGGGGTTCGCCACCGCCGAGAGCGTACCCTTTCGCCCGATTATTGCGGCGATCGCGAGCGCATTTATCGTGGCGCTTTTCGGCGCAGCGATGCCGGCCAAGACGCGGCTGGGGGCGGAAGCCAACATGCATGTGCGCGGTTTCCAGACGTTTATGGAACGGGTGGAGAAAGACCAGCTCGAGCGGATGGGGGAAAAAGACCTCTTCTATCGGCATCTGCCGTATGCGATCGCCCTCAATGTCGCCGATCAATGGGCCGGCGCATTCGAAGGAATCTACAACCAGCCGCCCGACTGGTATCGCTCGAGCCGGGGATTCACTCACTTCAGTACAGCGAGTTTCACGCATTCGCTGTCGGCGGCCACCGCCAGCATGAGTTCGGCGATGTACTCGGCGCCGCGCAGCAGCGGGACGCGGAGCGGCGGAGGAGGCGGCGGCTTTTCGGGCGGTGGCGGAGGTGGTGGCGGTGGCGGCAGCTGGTAG
- a CDS encoding FlgD immunoglobulin-like domain containing protein, with the protein MKRWVAGLALSIFVCAASDAAASCMTFRWTATGDDGHIGTATYYDIRYSRSGITEANFYSAQQVIFPPIPRESGSPEQWTICGLPSLTGYNVAIKAGDEAGNWSPVSNVAFFVTDEQVGFRGDVNGNGIHYEVGDVLLFTNYFLFGSTVFTVNIVQQIEATDVNADGITLTVADLTYLIRVVVGDASPLLNRLNPHAQQVSVETRRDGRSVVISTDAVATIGTALFVCEVDADAEIGIPRLKPAAAGMDLTWHRDGNQLRLLVYDLGHARVESGRHDLIEIPLSGSGMLRILSSDIADFESRAYRSGSVEELPSQFTLDQNYPNPFNPSTTISYALPSPALVSVDVFNVLGQKVRTLVDETQEAGRHEVVWDGTDAAGITVSSGVYFYRVTADDITRSRKMLLLK; encoded by the coding sequence ATGAAGAGGTGGGTAGCAGGACTGGCCCTGTCGATATTCGTGTGCGCGGCATCGGATGCCGCCGCAAGCTGCATGACCTTTCGCTGGACTGCCACCGGCGATGATGGTCATATCGGCACTGCCACATACTATGATATTCGCTATTCCAGATCGGGCATCACCGAGGCTAACTTCTATTCCGCACAGCAGGTGATATTCCCGCCCATTCCCAGAGAGTCCGGATCGCCAGAACAATGGACGATCTGCGGGCTGCCGTCACTCACCGGCTACAACGTGGCGATCAAAGCCGGCGACGAGGCCGGCAACTGGTCCCCCGTTTCGAATGTCGCGTTTTTCGTGACCGACGAGCAGGTCGGGTTCCGGGGCGATGTCAACGGCAACGGCATTCATTATGAGGTCGGCGATGTCCTGCTGTTCACCAACTACTTTCTCTTTGGATCAACCGTCTTCACGGTCAATATCGTGCAGCAGATCGAGGCAACCGATGTTAACGCCGACGGCATTACGCTTACGGTGGCCGACCTGACCTACCTGATTCGCGTTGTGGTGGGTGACGCCTCGCCGCTGCTGAACCGGCTCAATCCACACGCCCAGCAGGTTTCCGTGGAAACGCGCCGGGACGGCCGGTCCGTGGTTATATCCACGGATGCCGTGGCGACTATCGGCACTGCGCTTTTTGTATGTGAAGTTGATGCCGACGCCGAGATCGGCATTCCCCGACTGAAACCGGCCGCGGCGGGAATGGATTTGACCTGGCATCGCGACGGCAATCAGCTGCGCCTGCTCGTGTACGATCTCGGTCACGCGCGGGTCGAATCCGGCAGGCACGACCTGATCGAGATTCCGCTGAGCGGTTCCGGAATGTTGAGAATCCTCTCCTCCGATATCGCCGACTTCGAAAGCCGCGCCTATCGGTCGGGATCGGTTGAGGAACTGCCGTCTCAATTTACGCTGGACCAGAACTACCCGAACCCGTTCAACCCGAGCACCACGATAAGCTACGCCCTGCCGTCGCCCGCCCTTGTCTCAGTCGACGTGTTTAATGTGCTGGGGCAAAAAGTGAGAACACTTGTGGACGAGACTCAGGAGGCGGGGCGACATGAAGTGGTCTGGGACGGCACCGATGCTGCCGGCATCACGGTATCATCGGGCGTGTACTTCTATCGTGTGACGGCAGACGATATCACCCGGTCGCGCAAGATGCTCCTGCTCAAGTGA
- a CDS encoding M28 family metallopeptidase: MKTLLTATLIVLTAVTAARAGDLYRVDVTSHEQARTLRASRVTPVTRLENAYLVLVDAAGAERLAGSALKMDLLAADISLGELAVDMCPDRRNVGRFPLLFEQDGLRLYRVPPATLADSRNQFELAPLHTELLQIEYRAAEFGVRAAAELPPGLDTLIERIEYDSLVSYLYRLQAFWRRTVATDSNYASRDWIASKLGEFGYDTVVIDSFYHEFSGVLKSCQNVVARKTGSVYPDHHIVVGAHRDAVAASPGADDNGTGTAAVLEIARALSDVDVDVTLDFVLFDAEEIGLYGSWEYASRAYLQGEQIICMLNMDMIGHLTNSSEANLFYGNGTYYPLLWDQIADSLVGIHGILAGTSGGSDHYPFHQLGWPAVFLAERNFSTVYHGARDSTSYVNFDYFTRMTKGMLATAYTVAVTSEPPPLVTIEFDQSLPDIAAPGEDCIMNLTISGSYGSQLVPGSAEYHWSVDDSPYTTEPLVDLGDGAFRMVLPAAECGRTFTFYITVDEVQTGVWYEGSPEAPHVVRVESDQAVVWADDFDDDLGWTVWGSATDGIWERAYPAGHGVGGSPLTDASGSGRCFVTGNEARLDDIDGGVTIIYSPLFDFTEVEDPWIRYSYWFYSSESGGPFEDEFEVYISNTYGSYWIPVAHYDMGTGSERGWKADAFRVADYVALTDGIYVRFDAADRAGDSEVEGGLDNVSVVQYECVPDAVCGDMNGDMAGPDLSDLIYIVNYLFLDGPPPADWDVVDINRDGATDLSDLIYLVNFLFLGGPTPDCWL; encoded by the coding sequence ATGAAAACCTTGTTGACGGCCACCCTGATTGTACTCACAGCCGTTACGGCGGCGCGGGCGGGTGATCTGTATCGTGTCGACGTGACGTCGCACGAGCAGGCCCGAACGCTGCGGGCATCACGTGTGACGCCCGTCACGCGGCTCGAGAACGCGTACCTTGTTCTGGTCGACGCCGCCGGCGCAGAGCGGTTAGCCGGGTCAGCCCTGAAAATGGACTTGCTGGCCGCCGACATCTCACTCGGTGAGCTGGCGGTTGACATGTGTCCGGACCGGCGCAATGTCGGGCGTTTCCCTCTGCTTTTTGAGCAGGACGGGCTGCGGCTGTATCGGGTGCCACCGGCCACCCTGGCGGATTCGCGCAATCAGTTCGAGCTCGCCCCACTTCATACCGAACTGCTGCAAATCGAATACCGGGCGGCCGAATTCGGCGTACGCGCAGCCGCCGAACTCCCGCCGGGTCTCGACACACTGATCGAACGTATCGAGTACGACTCACTGGTATCTTACCTGTATCGTCTGCAGGCGTTCTGGCGACGGACGGTGGCGACCGATTCGAACTATGCGTCCCGCGACTGGATCGCTTCCAAGCTTGGGGAGTTCGGTTACGATACGGTGGTGATCGACAGCTTCTATCATGAATTCAGCGGTGTGCTGAAGTCCTGTCAAAACGTAGTCGCCCGGAAGACGGGTTCGGTGTATCCCGACCACCATATAGTGGTGGGGGCGCATCGGGACGCGGTTGCCGCCAGTCCCGGCGCCGATGACAACGGAACGGGAACGGCGGCCGTATTGGAGATTGCGCGGGCGCTGTCGGATGTCGATGTCGATGTCACGCTCGACTTCGTTCTCTTTGATGCCGAGGAGATCGGGCTGTACGGATCGTGGGAGTACGCATCACGAGCGTACCTGCAGGGTGAGCAGATCATATGCATGCTGAACATGGACATGATCGGGCATTTGACAAACAGCAGTGAGGCCAACCTGTTCTACGGCAACGGAACGTACTATCCGCTGCTGTGGGACCAGATCGCCGATTCGCTGGTGGGAATTCACGGCATCCTTGCGGGGACGTCGGGCGGTTCCGATCACTATCCGTTTCACCAACTCGGCTGGCCGGCCGTCTTTCTCGCGGAGCGGAATTTCTCCACGGTCTATCACGGCGCCAGAGACAGCACCAGCTACGTTAATTTCGATTACTTCACGCGCATGACCAAAGGCATGCTGGCGACCGCATACACGGTGGCGGTCACCAGTGAGCCGCCGCCGTTGGTGACAATCGAATTCGACCAATCGCTGCCTGACATCGCCGCCCCGGGCGAAGATTGCATAATGAATCTCACTATATCGGGATCCTACGGATCGCAGCTTGTGCCCGGCAGTGCCGAGTACCACTGGTCTGTCGACGACAGTCCTTATACGACGGAACCGCTGGTCGACCTGGGGGACGGCGCGTTTCGCATGGTCCTTCCGGCGGCCGAGTGCGGGCGCACATTCACGTTTTATATCACGGTCGATGAAGTCCAGACCGGCGTGTGGTACGAGGGGAGCCCGGAGGCGCCTCATGTCGTTCGGGTCGAGAGCGACCAGGCTGTCGTCTGGGCAGATGATTTCGACGACGACCTGGGCTGGACCGTCTGGGGATCGGCGACCGACGGGATCTGGGAGCGCGCTTACCCGGCCGGGCACGGCGTGGGTGGTTCGCCGCTGACCGATGCTTCCGGTTCCGGCCGGTGTTTCGTCACCGGGAACGAGGCGCGACTCGACGATATCGACGGAGGCGTCACGATCATCTACTCACCCCTGTTCGATTTCACTGAGGTCGAGGATCCGTGGATACGCTACTCGTACTGGTTCTACAGCAGCGAGAGCGGAGGTCCCTTCGAGGATGAGTTTGAGGTCTACATTTCCAACACGTACGGGTCATACTGGATTCCGGTCGCACACTACGATATGGGGACGGGATCAGAGCGGGGATGGAAGGCCGATGCGTTCCGGGTGGCTGACTACGTTGCGCTGACCGACGGCATATATGTACGTTTCGATGCAGCCGACAGGGCGGGGGACTCGGAAGTTGAAGGTGGACTCGACAATGTATCGGTGGTGCAGTACGAGTGCGTCCCGGACGCCGTATGCGGCGACATGAACGGCGATATGGCGGGGCCCGACCTGTCGGACCTGATCTATATCGTAAACTACCTTTTCCTCGATGGACCGCCACCGGCTGACTGGGACGTTGTCGATATAAATCGGGACGGGGCGACCGATCTGTCCGATTTGATCTACCTGGTGAACTTCCTTTTCCTTGGCGGGCCAACTCCCGACTGCTGGCTATAG
- a CDS encoding cupin domain-containing protein gives MKQHSFIHPFNSGAEYLTDERCYINEYLNEGADGMSIARARVEPGITTAWHRLHGVTERYVILEGRGRMEIGDEPAFDVYAGDTVVIPPGTRQRIANIGPDELVFLCLCTPGFTPECYEPLE, from the coding sequence ATGAAACAGCACTCGTTCATCCATCCGTTCAACTCCGGCGCGGAGTATCTCACCGATGAGCGCTGCTACATCAACGAGTATCTGAACGAAGGCGCCGACGGAATGTCGATCGCGCGGGCACGCGTCGAACCCGGAATCACAACCGCGTGGCATCGACTCCACGGTGTGACCGAACGGTACGTGATTCTCGAAGGGAGAGGGCGCATGGAGATCGGCGACGAACCGGCGTTTGATGTCTACGCCGGCGACACCGTCGTGATACCGCCCGGTACACGCCAGCGAATCGCGAATATCGGCCCCGACGAGCTGGTCTTCCTGTGTCTGTGCACCCCGGGCTTTACCCCGGAGTGCTACGAGCCGCTCGAGTAG